A genome region from Coffea arabica cultivar ET-39 chromosome 7e, Coffea Arabica ET-39 HiFi, whole genome shotgun sequence includes the following:
- the LOC140011037 gene encoding uncharacterized protein: MVCFHSTISVDQHIAMAKSVNSTDPGLKLKQINQIHRKKNSSNPQNHLNIPACQQSRSAVVDVIIMIAVIGACGVLLYPCVKSLVHATAEFVEEAAYIFTEEIFRAPVVYGCFGLSILFALLALVAITVYTSRTCGNPGCRGLRKAAEFDIQLETEDRVKSSSGIAKLGVKKGLFQLPRDHHRELEAELKKMAPPNGRAVLVFRARCGCSVGRMEVPGPRKSRKVKK; the protein is encoded by the coding sequence ATGGTCTGTTTCCATAGCACAATTTCGGTTGACCAACATATAGCTATGGCTAAATCTGTTAACTCAACCGACCCTGGCTTGAAACTGAAGCAGATCAATCAGATACACAGGAAAAAGAACTCTTCCAATCCCCAGAATCACTTGAACATTCCAGCATGCCAGCAATCTCGCTCTGCTGTCGTTGATGTGATCATCATGATTGCTGTGATTGGTGCTTGCGGAGTCTTATTGTATCCGTGTGTAAAGAGTTTAGTCCACGCTACTGCTGAATTTGTTGAAGAAGCTGCATATATCTTCACAGAGGAAATTTTCCGCGCTCCAGTGGTCTATGGATGTTTTGGGCTGAGCATTTTATTTGCTCTGTTAGCACTTGTAGCAATCACAGTCTATACGAGTAGGACATGCGGGAATCCTGGTTGTCGTGGGCTAAGGAAGGCTGCTGAATTTGATATACAATTGGAGACGGAGGACCGTGTGAAGAGTTCATCTGGGATAGCGAAATTAGGGGTGAAGAAGGGACTATTTCAGTTGCCTCGGGACCATCATAGAGAACTGGAAGCAGAGCTCAAGAAGATGGCACCGCCCAACGGGCGAGCTGTACTGGTGTTTCGAGCTAGATGTGGATGTTCTGTCGGCAGAATGGAAGTTCCTGGACCAAGAAAGTCTCGAAAGGTTAAGAAGTAG
- the LOC113698319 gene encoding E3 ubiquitin-protein ligase MPSR1-like, translating to MASTPTERVADQSSPPSLEELARRSARTILLPFIIGYSSSAAPSDRPREIAIIVNPRTGSLTVIEGSVDIESLLLGKEGRVPASKASIEAMPLVKVAEGGLDCAICLAELEVGEEAKQMPCKHHYHAGCIDKWLGIQGSCPVCRYRMPVEQDEKINNGEGGGDDSDGEAEDDGEEEEEQEEGGSGMNGRMPAFVFHIYFAPRRRSNQDSGGAIEADDDNSASTGDVDGSSTEDMEVDGRTSSPEMDIDQSTS from the coding sequence ATGGCGTCAACCCCAACCGAGAGAGTGGCGGATCAATCGTCGCCACCGAGTCTCGAAGAGCTCGCCAGGAGGAGTGCCAGAACCATACTACTCCCTTTCATCATCGGCTACTCCTCCTCCGCCGCGCCGTCTGATCGACCGCGTGAAATTGCCATCATCGTAAACCCTCGTACCGGATCCTTAACTGTGATCGAAGGTTCTGTTGATATCGAATCACTTCTCCTCGGAAAAGAGGGGCGCGTGCCGGCATCAAAGGCTTCAATAGAAGCCATGCCACTGGTGAAAGTGGCGGAAGGGGGTTTGGATTGTGCGATTTGTTTGGCCGAGCTTGAAGTCGGCGAGGAAGCCAAACAGATGCCGTGTAAACATCACTATCATGCGGGTTGCATTGATAAGTGGTTGGGAATTCAAGGATCTTGCCCTGTTTGTAGATATCGCATGCCGGTGGAGCAGGACGAGAAGATTAACAATGGAGAAGGTGGCGGTGATGATAGCGATGGGGAGGCGGAGGATGATggtgaggaggaggaggaacaaGAGGAAGGTGGCAGCGGTATGAATGGAAGGATGCCGGCTTTTGTTTTTCACATTTACTTTGCTCCGCGTCGCCGGAGCAATCAAGACTCTGGCGGAGCAATTGAGGCCGATGATGATAATTCGGCTTCAACGGGAGATGTGGACGGGTCCTCAACAGAAGATATGGAGGTTGATGGCAGGACATCATCACCAGAAATGGATATAGACCAGAGCACCTCATAg